From Trueperaceae bacterium, one genomic window encodes:
- a CDS encoding carbohydrate ABC transporter permease: MSVATRDAGLDLGRRRSGGRRGRFRWVIYALLLLATAFYLLPVYLVVVTALKEPAEITLADTWRLPETWNWGSFVTAWEAFAPTLRNSLVLAVSATAGSALLGSLNGYVLSKWRFPGANVVFPLMLFGMFIPYQAILIPLFQFLRDVGLYGDLSGLILTHVVYGLPITTLIFRNFYAEIPDEMLDAAKIDGAGFFGIYARILFPLSVSGFVVVVIWQFTQIWNEFLFAVTLTRQETQPITVALANLAGGEAVNWNLPMAGSILAALPTLLIYVVLGRYFIRGLLAGSVKG; encoded by the coding sequence GTGAGCGTCGCGACGCGGGACGCCGGCCTCGACCTGGGGCGCCGCCGGTCCGGCGGACGCCGCGGGCGCTTCCGTTGGGTGATCTACGCGCTGCTGCTGCTGGCGACGGCGTTCTACCTGTTGCCGGTCTACCTGGTGGTCGTGACGGCCCTCAAGGAGCCGGCCGAAATCACGCTGGCGGACACCTGGCGGCTGCCGGAGACGTGGAATTGGGGCAGTTTCGTGACCGCGTGGGAGGCGTTCGCCCCGACGTTGCGCAACAGCCTCGTCCTGGCGGTGAGCGCGACGGCGGGCTCGGCGTTGTTGGGGTCGTTGAACGGCTACGTGTTGTCGAAGTGGCGGTTCCCGGGGGCGAACGTCGTGTTTCCGTTGATGCTCTTCGGGATGTTCATCCCCTACCAGGCGATCCTGATCCCGTTGTTCCAGTTCCTGCGCGACGTGGGGTTGTACGGCGACCTGTCGGGCCTGATCCTGACGCACGTCGTGTACGGCCTCCCGATCACGACGTTGATCTTCCGCAACTTCTACGCCGAGATCCCCGACGAGATGCTGGACGCCGCGAAGATCGACGGGGCGGGCTTCTTCGGGATCTACGCCCGCATCCTCTTCCCGTTGAGCGTCTCGGGGTTCGTGGTGGTCGTGATCTGGCAGTTCACGCAGATCTGGAACGAGTTCCTGTTCGCCGTCACCCTCACGCGGCAGGAGACCCAACCGATCACCGTCGCGCTGGCGAACCTGGCGGGCGGGGAGGCGGTCAACTGGAACCTGCCGATGGCGGGCAGCATCCTGGCGGCGCTCCCGACCCTGTTGATCTACGTGGTGCTGGGCCGCTACTTCATTCGCGGTCTGTTGGCGGGGTCGGTCAAGGGCTGA